One region of Brassica napus cultivar Da-Ae chromosome A10, Da-Ae, whole genome shotgun sequence genomic DNA includes:
- the LOC125578965 gene encoding uncharacterized protein LOC125578965: MGDRMVSWNAGIDGTCVLCMQQLETRNHLFFGCDYSSSLWYKLMNVFMGNSYSKEWIDVVLFIQKPNLDRTRSFLVRYVFQATIYMIWREKNCRRHGERPRSPEVLFAMIDRLVKNRIMSIRAQDRRLDCAFQLWIEAVQA, from the coding sequence ATGGGAGATAGGATGGTCTCGTGGAACGCTGGGATTGATGGGACCTGTGTTCTATGTATGCAGCAGCTGGAAACGAGAAACCATCTATTTTTCGGCTGCGATTACTCCTCATCACTATGGTacaagctgatgaatgtttttatGGGTAATAGTTACTCAAAAGAGTGGATTGATGTAGTGCTCTTCATACAGAAACCAAACCTGGATCGAACCAGGAGCTTCCTTGTTCGTTACGTTTTTCAAGCTACAATCTACATGATTTGGCGTGAGAAAAATTGCCGCAGGCATGGTGAGAGGCCGCGATCTCCTGAAGTTCTCTTTGCCATGATTGACAGACTGGTTAAGAACAGAATTATGTCCATTAGAGCACAAGACAGGAGGCTTGATTGTGCTTTCCAACTTTGGATTGAAGCTGTACAAGCTTGA
- the LOC125579021 gene encoding uncharacterized protein LOC125579021, producing MIVLFIFNSFFSFYVCYLAVIMSDAGAGTSRGGSQGGQQADPGRKYGIMVNNNINHWKCIFCNKVLTAGVSRLKQHLVGGHKNAKKCPVCPEHVRAELGNYMAVRAAERAAQSMRYEAAVNEDDVEEVDGDQPVRKVAKRKNRGPLDKFVMSLPPDILKGRKDRKAVFGASDKDLRDKVCGGIARWFYDAGIAFNAASHDSFKQMTNLIGQYGMGLKPPSMYELRFPLLQNEVANVEAELVPNREEWAVKGCSIMSDGWRDSVVQKDIVNFLVNSPKGSVFIRSKEVSEVVKDATLLFKLLDDMVEEVAEKNVVQVVTDNASNYVKAGRLLEAKRPHLFWTPCAAHCLDLMLEDIGKIEAVKSAMKKCMFINAYIYCRVPLVNMMRRFTDQRNLHRPAVTRFATSFITLSQYHRQQANLKKMVTSEEWDESKWPKEAGARKLKQYILQESFWRNIAYALKISSPLVKVLRMVDGERKPPMGYIYAAMDRAKEAIAKSFKGKKEKYEKVFEMIDKRWDCQLHQPLHAAGYFLNPAIHYGHVADVCCEEVETGLYQCITRLVRDSVTQDRIMVELEVFKNASGLFGLPMAIRQRELKSPAEWWSSYGSSAPNLRDFAVKVLSLMCSASGCERNWGVFQHLHTKRRNILAQSRLNDMVFVKYNRALQLRMKRNDAKDPILLDEIDDSNEWLMGKMDGNSSNDEDDDFVHDDEDLTWTMVSEAVGAEEPNYTTRGAKTPTSAKNDKGKGIASSSTQKKRYGPSPSQLELVDEEDDIEGEEGVGYDRELEYEDSESE from the exons ATGATCGTTTTGTTTATATTCAATAGCTTCTTCTCATTCTATGTTTGTTATCTTGCAGTGATAATGTCTGACGCTGGAGCTGGAACATCTCGGGGAGGGTCTCAAGGAGGACAACAAGCGGATCCGGGAAGGAAGTATGGAATCATGGTTAACAACAACATCAACCACTGGAAGTGTATCTTCTGCAACAAGGTGTTAACTGCTGGAGTTTCACGGTTGAAACAACACCTTGTTGGCGGGCACAAGAATGCAAAGAAGTGTCCGGTCTGTCCAGAACATGTCAGAGCTGAGCTGGGGAACTACATGGCCGTAAGAGCTGCAGAAAGAGCTGCTCAGTCAATGAGGTACGAAGCTGCAGTGAATGAAGATGATGTGGAAGAGGTGGATGGTGATCAGCCAGTTCGTAAGGTTGCCAAGAGGAAGAACCGTGGTCCTTTGGACAAGTTCGTGATGTCATTGCCTCCAGACATCCTGAAAGGAAGAAAGGATAGGAAAGCAGTGTTTGGAGCTTCTGACAAAGATTTAAGAGACAAAGTGTGTGGAGGCATAGCAAGGTGGTTTTACGATGCTGGGATTGCTTTCAATGCTGCCTCACATgacagtttcaagcagatgacAAATCTAATTGGGCAGTATGGGATGGGGTTAAAGCCTCCTTCGATGTATGAGCTACGGTTCCCGCTGCTTCAAAATGAAGTAGCCAATGTTGAAGCTGAGCTGGTTCCTAACAGAGAGGAGTGGGCAGTGAAAGGATGCTCGATCATGTCTGATGGATGGCGCGATTCCGTGGTGCAGAAAGACATAGTGAACTTTCTGGTTAACTCACCAAAAGGCTCTGTGTTCATCAGGTCAAAAGAAGTTTCTGAAGTCGTCAAAGATGCTACGCTGCTGTTCAAGCTACTTGATGATATGGTTGAAGAAGTTGCAGAGAAGAATGTGGTTCAGGTTGTTACTGATAATGCCTCCAACTACGTGAAGGCTGGGAGACTTTTGGAAGCAAAACGTCCACATCTGTTTTGGACTCCTTGTGCTGCACACTGCCTTGATTTGATGCTGGAGGATATTGGCAAGATAGAGGCAGTGAAGAGTGCGATGAAGAAGTGCATGTTCATCAATGCTTACATCTATTGCCGTGTCCCACTTGTGAACATGATGAGGAGGTTCACAGATCAAAGGAACTTGCATAGGCCCGCTGTAACAAGATTCGCAACATCTTTCATCACTCTGTCTCAGTATCATCGTCAGCAAGctaatttgaagaagatggtgaccTCGGAGGAGTGGGACGAATCGAAGTGGCCTAAGGAAGCAGGAGCAAGGAAGCTGAAGCAGTATATTCTTCAAGAGAGCTTCTGGAGGAACATTGCTTATGCGTTGAAGATAAGCTCTCCATTGGTGAAGGTGCTTCGGATGGTTGATGGTGAGAGGAAGCCACCGATGGGGTACATCTACGCTGCTATGGATAGGGCGAAAGAAGCTATTGCTAAAAGCTTCAAAGGGAAGAAAGAGAAGTATGAGAAGGTGTTTGAGATGATAGACAAGCGATGGGACTGTCAGCTTCATCAACCACTTCACGCTGCAGGTTATTTCCTCAATCCAGCTATTCATTACGGACATGTTGCTGATGTTTGTTGTGAGGAAGTGGAAACTGGACTGTACCAGTGCATCACAAGGTTGGTTCGAGACAGTGTGACTCAAGACCGAATCATGGTAGAGCTTGAAGTGTTTAAGAATGCTAGTGGACTCTTCGGTCTTCCCATGGCCATTAGGCAGAGAGAGTTGAAGTCACCAG CTGAGTGGTGGTCAAGCTACGGGAGTTCAGCTCCTAATCTTAGAGATTTTGCTGTTAAGGTCCTAAGCCTAATGTGTAGTGCATCAGGCTGTGAAAGAAACTGGGGAGTCTTTCAGCAT CTTCATACCAAGAGGAGGAACATATTAGCTCAAAGCCGATTGAATGACATGGTGTTTGTCAAGTACAATCGTGCTTTGCAGCTGAGGATGAAGAGAAACGATGCAAAGGATCCAATTCTATTGGATGAAATAGATGATAGCAACGAGTGGTTGATGGGAAAGATGGATGGAAACTCTTCCaacgatgaagatgatgatttcGTCCATGATGATGAGGACCTGACTTGGACCATGGTGAGTGAGGCAGTAGGAGCTGAAGAGCCAAACTACACTACTAGAGGAGCAAAGACTCCTACTTCAGCTAAGAACGACAAAGGAAAAGGAATAGCAAGCTCTTCAACTCAGAAGAAACGCTATGGTCCATCACCTTCTCAGTTGGAGTTGGTTGATGAAGAGGATGACATTGAAGGCGAGGAAGGTGTTGGCTATGACAGGGAATTGGAGTATGAGGATTCTGAATCGGAGTAG